The genomic region ATGGCTATTTGGAAATCAGCACCCTACCTTGTTGTAAGCGGGCTTTTGCTCTTTGGCCTCAGTAAACTTTTATGGATCGAGGGCATCCATCGCATCAGCGTTACGAAAGCGAATGCCCTCTCTTTCCTTTCCCCTCTTCTCACCCTTCTCTTTGCGTGGCTCCTACTCAACAACGCCCCAACAATCTGGCAACTATCAGCTTTTGTGCCAATGTTTTTTGGTGCAATGTTCCTGCACAGCAACCAAACAAATGAGAAATTATCGCTTCACTAGACGAGCTGCCTCAAACACCACGTTCGCCGCCACCCAGTTTAAATTCTTCATATAGTCTTCGATGTACGCTTTGCGGTCTGAGCCGTAATCAATGAAGTAAGCGTGTTCATAGACGTCGAGCGTGATAACTGGAATAGCGCCCCACACCCCGCCTTGGTTGTGCGCATCACCAGTGTAAACTTTCAACGCTGCCTCGTGTGTGTCCCAAGCGAGCACCGCCCAACCGCGTGCGGCCATACCACAGGCTTTGAAGTACGCGGCAAAATTTTCAAGTGAACCAAATTTCTCAATAAGCGCATCGAGCAGCGCGCCGCTCGCTTTACCGTCGCTCCCGAGCACGTTGAAATAATATTCATGAAGGTACACGCCGTTCGTGGCAAATGTTTCACCGTCCTTCAAGGCGCGAAGTTCTGAGTACGTCTGATTCGCTCCGGCCAGGTCCTTCTCCCCTTTTTCAAAACCTTCCAACGCATCTGCTATCTCGTTCTTCTTCTTTACGTATCCCATGTAGAGGATATCGTGATGAAGCGCCATGGTCTTGTCTGAAATACCAATAAGCGACTCTTTGAACGGCAGGGGCTTCCCTTCGTAAAGTTTTGCCATACTATTGCTGATTAGTTAAAGCTTATAGGCTGACTATACACCCGGTTACTGAGTAGCAAAAGGCTATCGGTTTTCTGAAAAAACCTTAATTGGTGGTACTAATTTCACTACTTCTGGGAGCACCGTTAGCACCCGCGTAATGTCCGCGGCTGTGGTACTGCGACCAAGGGTAAAGCGAAGTGAACCCGATAAAAATTTTTCTGCTAAACCGCACGCCAGTAGTACATGCGACGGTCGGCCTTTACTACTCTCGCACGCTGACCCAGTACCGCAGTGAATTCCCTGTTCGCTTAAGTATACAACTGCCGGATCGGCATCCAGATTAGGTAGTGCCAGGCTCACATGATTAGGCAAACGCTCTGTGCGGCTACCGGTAAGTACTGCATCAGGAAAAAGTTTCTCGAGACCAGCCATGAGTTCGTCACGCAATTTTGTCACCCGTTCTATCTCTGAGCCACGGCCATTGTGCACAAAGTCCATCGCCGCCGCTAAACCAACCGCACCAGCCACATTTTCCGTGCCGGCAACGAGCCCCTGCTCTTGCCCGCCACCAATGGTTAGTGGCGCCAGCTCTACCCCTCGGCGCACGAACAAAGCGCCAACACCTTTCGGCCCATATATTTTTCCCGCATTTAACGTGAGCAGGTCAACGCCTAATTTCTCAACGTCGAGTGGTAAGTACTGCACTGCCTGACACGCATCAGTATGAAAACGAACGAGCGGCAAATCAGACGACGCTCTTTCGATATTTAAACGTCGCAGTAACTTGCCAATTTGAACAATTGGTTCAATGGTTCCGATTTCATTATTAGCGTACATCACTGACACGAGCACAGTGTTTTTTTGAACGGCGGCAATAACCGCCTCTGCGGCGACCAAACCATCGTGGTCAACCGATAACCTTGTTACGGTTACCTCGCCACGTGCCTCTAAATATTCCAAAGGCTGCAGCACGGCTTGATGCTCTATGGCTGTGGTAACGACGTGCGGCTTTACCACTGTACGAACAGAACCAACAATGGCCAGGTTGTCGCTAGCCGTACCACCCGACGTGAACACAATTTCATCTTCATGCGCACCCAAGTGTTCAGCCACTGCTCGCCTAGCAGCTTCCAGCGCCACCCGCCCTTGGCGCCCAAGCTTGTGTACGCTCGACGGATTACCAAACCGTTCTGAAAAATATGGCGCCATGACGGCCAACACATCCGGCGCTAAAGGCGTGGCTGCGGCGTGATCAAGATAGCTTTCTGGTGTCTCTTTTTTTCCAAACATAAAATCAGAGTAGCCGAGGCTACTCAATGAAGCAACACACTTATAATTGACTTCGCCGCCGACGTTTCTCCCAAACGTCGGCGGCGAGTGCGATGTCGACTTGCCCTCCTCAGGGCTCGTGAATTGGCGCCATGACCATCATCAGGCACGTGACAACGTACAGATACCATCGATTCACTCGAGGCACTGCAGTCATCCAGTCGACCTGAATGGCGAAGTGCTCGATGACTTCCCGACCGAGTCCGACGAGCGCGACGCTGATGATGAGAGCCGTGGCCAAGTGAATCAAGACCACGTGCGGCACCGATATTCGGCGCAGGCAATCACCAATGAGCATGCCGCAGACAACCCAGGCAAAAACACCCATGATGAAGCTCGACACCCAAATGGCCGAAACGTGGCCGACACTGCTGGGGATGGGCGAGATCATGAGATACTCGCTAATCGGTGCCAGAACTGCCCAGACGCAGAGCAGGAGCAAAATGGGCGGCTCAGTTTCGCTGTAACTTCTCATGTTCCCTCCTCGTGCCGTTGTAACGGCGTCGGAAATTGTTTTGGACACCTTTTTTTAACAAGAACTAGAGTAATGGTCAAGGAAAAGCTGTCTTACCAACGGCCTCTTGCCTTGCTACACTTGTCTACCGGATATGCAATATAAAAACCCCATAAAACCATCAGTTGTTGACTACCAATTCGGCTTTTCAAGTGCGGTTGAAAGTGACCGCGTGGCACTTGGCCTAACCGAAGAAACCATTCGTGAGATTAGTAGCCGACGCAATGAACCAGATTGGCTGCTGCAATGGCGGCTTTCGGCCTACCGAAATTGGCTCACCATGACCGAACCACGCTGGGCAAATGCGCAACTTCCCGCCATAGATTTCCAAAGCATGCGTTACTACGCTGCGCCAAAAAAACGACCACGGCTTGGCAGCCTCGACGACCTAGACCCGAGTATTCGCGATACGTTTGAAAAGCTCGGCATACCGCTCACTGAACAAAAGCACCTGGCGAATGTGGCGGTGGACGCCGTACTCGACAGTGTCTCCATTGCCACCACATACCAAGAAGAGCTCCGCACGTACGGCGTTATTTTTTGCTCATTTGGTGAAGCCGTTCAAAAGCATCCCGACCTCGTGAAGCAATACCTTGGTTCAGTTGTGCCACCGAATGACAATTTCTACGCAGCTCTCAACGCCGCAGTGATGAGCGACGGCACGTTCGTCTACATTCCAAAGGGGGTGAAGTGCCCGCTCGACTTATCTTCTTACTTTCGTATGAATGACGCCGAAACTGGCCAATTCGAACGGACACTTATTGTGGCGGATGCTCAAAGCGAAGTGAGCTATCTCGAGGGCTGTACGGCACCAAAACGAACTACGCAGCAACTACACGCAGCAGTGGTAGAAATTGTTGCCAACAAGGATGCAACCGTTCGCTATGCAACCGTACAGAACTGGTACCCCGGTGACGAACATGGCACAGGCGGGGTCTTGAACTACGTTACCAAACGAGGTCGCTGCGCTGGAACACGAGCAAAAATATCTTGGACACAAGTAGAAACGGGTGCGGCTATTACCTGGAAATACCCGAGCGTGCTGCTTGATGCTGACGACTCTGAGGGCGCGTTCTATTCAGTAGCAGTCACCGCCGGACATCAACAGGCAGACA from Patescibacteria group bacterium harbors:
- a CDS encoding Fe-Mn family superoxide dismutase, which codes for MAKLYEGKPLPFKESLIGISDKTMALHHDILYMGYVKKKNEIADALEGFEKGEKDLAGANQTYSELRALKDGETFATNGVYLHEYYFNVLGSDGKASGALLDALIEKFGSLENFAAYFKACGMAARGWAVLAWDTHEAALKVYTGDAHNQGGVWGAIPVITLDVYEHAYFIDYGSDRKAYIEDYMKNLNWVAANVVFEAARLVKR
- a CDS encoding cysteine desulfurase family protein, whose translation is MFGKKETPESYLDHAAATPLAPDVLAVMAPYFSERFGNPSSVHKLGRQGRVALEAARRAVAEHLGAHEDEIVFTSGGTASDNLAIVGSVRTVVKPHVVTTAIEHQAVLQPLEYLEARGEVTVTRLSVDHDGLVAAEAVIAAVQKNTVLVSVMYANNEIGTIEPIVQIGKLLRRLNIERASSDLPLVRFHTDACQAVQYLPLDVEKLGVDLLTLNAGKIYGPKGVGALFVRRGVELAPLTIGGGQEQGLVAGTENVAGAVGLAAAMDFVHNGRGSEIERVTKLRDELMAGLEKLFPDAVLTGSRTERLPNHVSLALPNLDADPAVVYLSEQGIHCGTGSACESSKGRPSHVLLACGLAEKFLSGSLRFTLGRSTTAADITRVLTVLPEVVKLVPPIKVFSENR
- the sufB gene encoding Fe-S cluster assembly protein SufB codes for the protein MQYKNPIKPSVVDYQFGFSSAVESDRVALGLTEETIREISSRRNEPDWLLQWRLSAYRNWLTMTEPRWANAQLPAIDFQSMRYYAAPKKRPRLGSLDDLDPSIRDTFEKLGIPLTEQKHLANVAVDAVLDSVSIATTYQEELRTYGVIFCSFGEAVQKHPDLVKQYLGSVVPPNDNFYAALNAAVMSDGTFVYIPKGVKCPLDLSSYFRMNDAETGQFERTLIVADAQSEVSYLEGCTAPKRTTQQLHAAVVEIVANKDATVRYATVQNWYPGDEHGTGGVLNYVTKRGRCAGTRAKISWTQVETGAAITWKYPSVLLDADDSEGAFYSVAVTAGHQQADTGTKMIHRGKRTKSTIIAKSIAAGNSTSTYRGLAAIAPTAENAQSHAQCDSLIIGPRAHAATFPTLDVRTPTARVGHEATTTKLGADQLFYLASRGIRTDEAVGLLVNGYCREVTEHLPLEFAVEAKRLLALTLVGTVA